From Sphingomonas nostoxanthinifaciens, a single genomic window includes:
- a CDS encoding GFA family protein — protein MTDGRLAGGCLCGAVRFASDARPITVRHCWCRDCQHVSGGAGTINVFLPSDTVMVEGAVRWFDSVADSGTPLSRGFCATCGSPLFTQSHARRHLIGIRVGAFDDPAPHAPAMAIWTISAPDWATIDPELPRVERQPPPAA, from the coding sequence GTGACCGACGGCCGCCTCGCCGGCGGCTGTCTCTGCGGCGCCGTCCGCTTCGCCAGCGACGCGCGCCCGATCACGGTGCGCCATTGCTGGTGCCGCGACTGCCAGCACGTCTCGGGCGGCGCGGGCACGATCAACGTCTTCCTGCCGAGCGACACGGTGATGGTCGAGGGTGCGGTACGCTGGTTCGACAGCGTGGCGGACAGCGGCACGCCGCTCTCGCGCGGCTTCTGCGCCACCTGCGGTTCGCCGCTCTTCACCCAGTCGCATGCACGCCGCCACCTGATCGGCATCCGCGTCGGCGCGTTCGACGATCCGGCACCGCACGCGCCGGCAATGGCGATCTGGACGATCTCCGCGCCCGACTGGGCGACGATCGACCCGGAATTGCCGCGGGTCGAACGCCAGCCACCGCCGGCCGCCTGA
- a CDS encoding TetR/AcrR family transcriptional regulator, giving the protein MRSDKSRLSAGSERGGAVRQRVIDAAERLLRNGRADFSMRDLAAEAGVSFATPFNQFGSKAAIMHALSERRIDTMAQRYAEASPPPDAAGRVLLAIDMAVAVMLEEPGVNRAVMGWIGTSGAAPAKALQHSTALWTLALSAGEGLPEGARERALSCLPGQLAIAFRGALSFWTAGELPDEALGANARDIAITLLRGFTELQLSSDPPS; this is encoded by the coding sequence ATGCGATCTGACAAGAGCAGGCTGTCGGCCGGAAGCGAGCGGGGAGGCGCCGTTCGCCAGCGCGTGATCGATGCCGCCGAACGGCTGCTGCGCAACGGCAGGGCCGATTTCTCGATGCGGGATCTGGCCGCCGAGGCGGGCGTCAGCTTCGCGACCCCCTTCAACCAGTTCGGCAGCAAGGCCGCGATCATGCACGCGCTGTCCGAGCGCAGGATCGACACGATGGCACAGCGATATGCCGAGGCGTCGCCGCCGCCGGATGCCGCCGGCCGCGTGCTGCTGGCCATCGATATGGCAGTGGCGGTGATGCTGGAGGAACCCGGCGTGAACCGGGCGGTGATGGGATGGATCGGGACGTCCGGGGCGGCCCCGGCAAAGGCCTTGCAGCATTCGACGGCGCTGTGGACGTTGGCATTGAGCGCGGGTGAAGGGCTGCCGGAAGGCGCGCGCGAGCGGGCCTTGAGCTGTTTGCCGGGGCAACTCGCCATCGCGTTCCGTGGCGCGCTGTCCTTCTGGACGGCCGGCGAGCTGCCGGACGAGGCTTTGGGGGCAAATGCGCGGGACATCGCGATCACGCTGCTCCGCGGCTTCACCGAATTGCAGCTTTCCTCTGACCCCCCGTCCTGA
- a CDS encoding oxidoreductase, protein MTAPSPKTFLITGVSSGLGHAFAEGALEAGHRVIGTVRKAADADAFAALAPDRAHPLMLDVTDFASIPAAVADAEQQAGPVDVLVNNAGYGHEGVLEESSMDDLHRQFAANVFGPVAMTKAVLPGMRERRYGRIINVTSMGGFITMPGISFYCGSKFALEGISEALGKEVASFGIYVTALAPGQFRTDWAGRSMDRTPRSIADYDAVMDPIRAARLAKSGNQPGDPARAAQALLALVDAEKPPARLFLGADALGLVNDKLDAMRSEIADWDTLSRSTSFPQ, encoded by the coding sequence ATGACCGCTCCCTCACCCAAGACCTTCCTCATCACCGGCGTCAGCTCGGGGCTGGGACATGCCTTTGCCGAAGGCGCGCTGGAGGCCGGGCATCGCGTGATCGGCACGGTGAGGAAGGCCGCCGACGCCGATGCGTTCGCGGCACTCGCACCCGACCGGGCTCATCCTCTGATGCTCGACGTGACCGACTTCGCATCGATCCCGGCCGCCGTGGCGGATGCCGAGCAGCAGGCCGGGCCGGTGGACGTCTTGGTGAACAATGCCGGCTACGGCCACGAAGGCGTGCTGGAGGAATCCTCGATGGACGATCTCCACCGCCAGTTCGCCGCCAACGTGTTCGGGCCCGTCGCGATGACCAAGGCAGTGCTGCCCGGAATGCGCGAGCGACGCTACGGCCGGATCATCAACGTCACATCCATGGGCGGTTTCATCACCATGCCGGGGATCAGCTTCTATTGCGGCAGCAAGTTCGCATTGGAGGGCATCTCCGAAGCGCTCGGCAAGGAGGTCGCGAGCTTCGGCATATATGTGACGGCGCTGGCCCCCGGACAATTCCGCACCGATTGGGCGGGCCGCTCGATGGATCGCACGCCGCGCAGCATCGCCGATTACGATGCGGTGATGGACCCGATCCGCGCGGCGCGGCTGGCAAAGAGCGGCAACCAGCCGGGCGATCCGGCGCGAGCCGCGCAGGCATTGCTTGCTTTGGTCGACGCCGAGAAGCCGCCGGCGCGTCTGTTCCTAGGCGCCGATGCCCTCGGGCTCGTCAACGACAAGCTCGACGCGATGAGGTCCGAAATCGCGGATTGGGACACGCTGTCGCGCTCGACCAGCTTCCCGCAATAA
- a CDS encoding PEP-CTERM sorting domain-containing protein — MFKWLEVAAAAGMLFAPLAVQAAAPTLYALSQRSTSDEFLAYDLTQDPFASPSGYTPTSIAPADASLLGGSLVSIAITGNTLYALSQRGVNEEFLAYDLTQDPFASPSGYAPTSIAPVDASLLGGSLISIAISGNTLYALSQRGTSEEFLTYDLTQDPFASPSGYTPTSIAPVDASLLGGSLVSIAISGSTLYALSQRGVNEEFLTYDLTQDPFASPSGYAPTSIAPVDASLLGGSLVSIAISGSTLYALSQRGVNEEFLAYDLTQDPFASPSGYTPTSIAPVDASLLGGSLVSIAATTPDAASSSVPEPGTWGMVMLGAGAVGFAMRRRQGQAAALRFA; from the coding sequence TTGTTTAAGTGGCTTGAAGTCGCGGCAGCTGCCGGAATGCTGTTCGCTCCCTTGGCAGTTCAGGCCGCAGCGCCAACGCTTTACGCGCTGAGCCAGCGATCGACATCCGACGAATTTCTGGCTTACGACCTGACGCAGGATCCGTTCGCATCGCCCAGCGGCTATACGCCGACATCGATCGCCCCCGCCGACGCCAGCCTGCTCGGCGGCAGCCTCGTCTCGATCGCGATTACGGGCAACACGCTCTACGCCTTGAGCCAGCGCGGGGTGAACGAAGAGTTCCTCGCCTACGACCTGACGCAGGATCCGTTCGCGTCGCCCAGCGGCTACGCGCCGACCTCGATCGCGCCGGTCGATGCCAGCCTGCTCGGTGGCAGCCTCATCTCGATCGCGATTTCGGGCAACACGCTCTATGCCTTGAGCCAGCGCGGGACGAGCGAAGAGTTCCTGACCTACGACCTGACGCAGGATCCGTTCGCGTCGCCCAGCGGCTACACGCCGACCTCGATCGCACCGGTCGATGCCAGCCTGCTCGGCGGCAGCCTGGTGTCGATCGCGATTTCGGGCAGCACGCTCTACGCCCTGAGTCAGCGCGGGGTGAACGAGGAATTCCTGACCTACGACCTGACGCAGGATCCGTTCGCATCGCCCAGCGGCTACGCGCCGACCTCGATCGCCCCCGTCGATGCCAGCCTGCTCGGTGGCAGCCTCGTCTCGATCGCGATTTCGGGCAGCACGCTCTACGCCCTGAGCCAGCGCGGGGTGAACGAAGAGTTCCTCGCCTACGACCTGACGCAGGATCCGTTCGCGTCGCCCAGCGGCTACACGCCGACCTCGATCGCACCGGTCGACGCCAGTTTGCTCGGCGGCAGCCTCGTCAGCATCGCCGCGACCACGCCGGACGCGGCGTCGTCGTCGGTGCCTGAGCCGGGGACGTGGGGCATGGTGATGCTCGGCGCGGGCGCAGTCGGCTTTGCCATGCGTCGCCGGCAGGGCCAGGCTGCCGCGCTGCGGTTCGCCTGA
- the gpmA gene encoding 2,3-diphosphoglycerate-dependent phosphoglycerate mutase gives MPTLVLIRHGQSAWNLENRFTGWWDVNLTEQGIAEAQAAGELLAAKGLDFDLCFTSLQTRAIKTLNLALEAMGRLWLPVEKDWQLNERHYGGLTGLDKAETAARHGDEQVKIWRRSFDVPPPPMEQGGPFDLSGDRRYAGIAIPSAESLKDTIARVLPYWDGRIAPELKAGKRVLISAHGNSLRALVKHLSGISDAEIASLEIPTGQPIVYELDDDLAATDRYYLSER, from the coding sequence ATGCCGACGCTCGTCCTTATCCGTCATGGCCAGTCCGCCTGGAACCTGGAGAACCGTTTCACCGGCTGGTGGGACGTCAACCTGACCGAGCAGGGCATCGCCGAGGCGCAGGCGGCGGGCGAATTGCTGGCGGCGAAGGGGCTGGATTTCGACCTGTGCTTCACCAGCCTGCAGACCCGCGCGATCAAGACGCTCAATCTGGCGCTGGAGGCGATGGGTCGGCTGTGGCTGCCGGTCGAGAAGGACTGGCAGCTCAACGAGCGCCATTATGGCGGGCTCACCGGGCTCGACAAGGCGGAGACCGCGGCGCGGCATGGTGACGAGCAGGTCAAGATCTGGCGTCGCTCGTTCGACGTGCCGCCGCCGCCGATGGAGCAGGGCGGCCCGTTCGACCTGTCGGGTGATCGCCGCTATGCCGGCATCGCCATTCCCTCGGCCGAGAGCCTGAAGGATACGATCGCGCGCGTCCTGCCTTATTGGGACGGGCGGATCGCGCCGGAACTCAAGGCGGGCAAGCGCGTGCTGATCTCGGCGCATGGCAATTCGCTGCGCGCGCTGGTGAAGCATCTGTCGGGTATCTCGGATGCGGAAATCGCCTCGCTCGAAATCCCGACCGGCCAGCCGATCGTCTACGAACTGGACGACGATCTTGCCGCCACCGACCGTTATTATCTGAGCGAGCGCTGA
- the purE gene encoding 5-(carboxyamino)imidazole ribonucleotide mutase: MANDGRAPLVGIIMGSRSDWETMRHAAATLDALGVPHETKVVSAHRTPDRLVAYATGAVDRGLKVVVAGAGGAAHLPGMVAAMTRLPVLGVPVQSSALSGLDSLLSIVQMPGGVPVGTLAIGKAGAINAGLLAAQILALDDDALAGRVDAWRAAQTAAVDEAPE; this comes from the coding sequence ATGGCCAATGACGGACGCGCGCCGCTGGTCGGCATCATCATGGGGTCGCGCTCGGACTGGGAGACGATGCGCCACGCCGCCGCGACGCTCGACGCGCTGGGCGTGCCGCACGAGACCAAGGTCGTCTCCGCGCATCGCACCCCCGACCGTCTCGTCGCCTACGCCACCGGCGCGGTCGATCGCGGGCTGAAGGTGGTCGTCGCCGGCGCGGGCGGTGCGGCGCACCTGCCGGGGATGGTCGCGGCGATGACGCGGCTGCCGGTGCTGGGCGTGCCGGTGCAGTCGAGCGCGCTGTCGGGGCTCGATAGCCTGCTGTCGATCGTGCAGATGCCCGGCGGCGTGCCGGTGGGCACGCTGGCGATCGGCAAGGCGGGCGCGATCAATGCCGGGCTGCTCGCGGCGCAGATCCTCGCGCTCGATGACGATGCGCTCGCCGGGCGCGTGGACGCGTGGCGCGCGGCCCAGACCGCGGCGGTCGACGAAGCACCCGAATGA
- the purQ gene encoding phosphoribosylformylglycinamidine synthase subunit PurQ, which translates to MKSAVIVFPGSNCDRDLAVALRDVTGSEPAMLWHRETALPDGIDIVAVPGGFSYGDYLRSGAMAARSPVMRAVAEAAERGVPVLGVCNGFQVLTEAGLLPGALMRNAGLNFVCRTIALKVENAQSIFTSGYAAGEEIRIPVAHHDGNFTADEGTLDRLEGEGRVAFRYAEPVNGSARGIAGIVNAAGNVIGMMPHPERMIGPEHGGSDGRRLFEGLLEAVG; encoded by the coding sequence ATGAAGTCCGCCGTCATCGTCTTTCCGGGTTCGAACTGCGACCGCGATCTCGCGGTGGCGCTGCGCGACGTGACCGGATCGGAACCGGCGATGCTGTGGCACCGCGAGACCGCGCTGCCCGACGGCATCGACATCGTGGCGGTGCCCGGCGGCTTCTCCTACGGCGACTATCTGCGCTCGGGCGCGATGGCGGCCCGCTCGCCCGTCATGCGCGCGGTGGCCGAGGCGGCGGAGCGCGGCGTGCCCGTGCTGGGCGTGTGCAACGGCTTCCAGGTGCTGACCGAGGCGGGGCTGCTGCCGGGCGCGCTGATGCGCAATGCCGGCCTCAACTTCGTCTGCCGCACCATTGCGCTGAAGGTGGAGAACGCCCAGTCGATCTTCACCAGCGGCTATGCCGCCGGCGAGGAGATCCGCATCCCGGTCGCGCATCATGACGGCAACTTCACCGCCGACGAAGGCACGCTCGACCGGCTGGAAGGCGAAGGCCGCGTGGCATTCCGCTATGCCGAGCCGGTCAACGGCTCGGCGCGCGGCATCGCCGGCATCGTCAACGCCGCCGGCAACGTCATCGGCATGATGCCGCACCCCGAACGCATGATCGGGCCCGAACATGGCGGCAGCGACGGCCGCCGCCTGTTCGAGGGGCTGCTGGAAGCGGTCGGGTGA
- a CDS encoding transferrin receptor-like dimerization domain-containing protein produces the protein MRYSGRIWAGACMLALATGAIAKPMSQQEVEAAFDARIDPADLQLWLKDLSSAPNNVGSPHDKANADYMLRLFKSWGWDAHIETFSILYPKPISTTIEMIAPDAVKLGGQEPPIAGDETSTNTADALPPYVAYQGDGDVTADLVYVNYGMPEDYDALARRGIDVRGKIVIARYGSGWRGLKPKLAQDHGAAGCIIYSDPAEDGYAKDDVYPKGGMRPPESVQRGSVMDMPIYPGDPLTPGVGATPGAKRLTRAEATTILKIPALPMSWGDAQKLLAKLGGPAVPGGWQGALPFTYHTGGEGGVKVHLAVKSDWKMTDIYDVVATMKGSTYPDEWVVRGNHHDGWVMGANDPLSGNVAMMGEMKALGALAKQGWRPKRTLVYASWDGEEPSLLGSTEWAETHADELKAKGVIYINSDNSERGFFHAEGSHDFQHMVTGIAADVADPETGATILKRSRAATLVGAYETKGGRNRDAAAVAAAEKGGDLPLGALGSGSDYSAYLQHLGLPALDLGFGGEGESGGVYHSLYDSYHHLVTFDDPGLKYGAALAKVAGRAVLRVADADTPPMRFGDFADTVATYLDEVKKLADSQREKDGKFAKLLGDDSFRLAGDPLKPVAPPAPVSATTPTIDMAALDAAVAKLKASATAFDSAYADLGAKIAPAQRTKLNGQLRSIDQLLLDARGLPGRPWYRHMIYAPGRFTGYGAKTLPGVREAIEERRFADATTYVGITAKAIDAYAARLDQARATLMMR, from the coding sequence ATGCGATATTCGGGACGGATCTGGGCCGGGGCGTGCATGCTTGCGCTGGCGACGGGCGCGATCGCCAAGCCGATGAGCCAGCAGGAGGTCGAAGCGGCGTTCGATGCGCGCATCGATCCGGCCGATCTGCAGCTATGGCTGAAGGATCTGTCGTCCGCGCCGAACAATGTCGGATCGCCGCACGACAAGGCCAATGCCGATTACATGCTCCGCCTGTTCAAGTCGTGGGGCTGGGACGCGCATATCGAGACCTTCTCGATCCTCTACCCCAAGCCCATCTCGACCACGATCGAGATGATCGCGCCCGACGCGGTGAAGCTGGGCGGGCAGGAACCGCCGATCGCCGGCGACGAGACCTCGACCAACACCGCCGATGCGCTGCCGCCCTATGTCGCCTATCAGGGCGACGGCGACGTCACCGCCGACCTCGTCTACGTCAATTACGGCATGCCCGAGGATTATGACGCGCTCGCTCGGCGCGGCATCGACGTGCGCGGCAAGATCGTGATCGCGCGTTACGGATCGGGCTGGCGCGGGCTCAAGCCCAAGCTGGCGCAGGATCATGGCGCGGCCGGCTGCATCATCTATTCCGACCCGGCCGAGGACGGCTACGCCAAGGACGACGTCTACCCCAAGGGCGGCATGCGTCCGCCCGAAAGCGTGCAGCGCGGCTCGGTGATGGACATGCCGATCTACCCCGGCGATCCGCTCACCCCCGGCGTCGGCGCCACCCCCGGCGCCAAGCGGCTGACGCGCGCCGAGGCGACCACGATCCTCAAGATCCCGGCGCTGCCGATGTCGTGGGGCGATGCGCAGAAGCTGCTGGCGAAGCTCGGCGGCCCGGCCGTTCCCGGCGGCTGGCAGGGTGCCTTGCCCTTCACCTATCACACCGGCGGCGAAGGCGGGGTGAAAGTGCATCTGGCGGTCAAGTCGGACTGGAAGATGACCGACATCTACGACGTGGTCGCGACGATGAAGGGCTCGACCTATCCCGACGAATGGGTGGTGCGCGGCAACCACCATGACGGCTGGGTGATGGGCGCCAACGATCCGCTGTCGGGCAATGTCGCGATGATGGGCGAGATGAAGGCGCTGGGCGCGCTCGCCAAGCAGGGCTGGCGGCCGAAGCGCACGCTCGTCTACGCCAGCTGGGACGGCGAGGAGCCGAGCCTGCTCGGCTCGACCGAATGGGCCGAGACGCATGCCGACGAGCTCAAGGCCAAGGGCGTCATCTACATCAACTCGGACAATAGCGAGCGCGGCTTCTTCCACGCCGAGGGCAGCCACGATTTCCAGCATATGGTGACCGGCATCGCCGCCGACGTCGCCGATCCGGAGACCGGCGCCACCATCCTCAAGCGCTCGCGCGCCGCGACCTTGGTCGGCGCCTATGAGACCAAGGGTGGCCGCAACCGCGACGCCGCCGCCGTCGCCGCGGCGGAAAAGGGCGGCGACCTGCCGCTCGGCGCGCTGGGCTCGGGCTCGGATTATTCGGCCTATCTCCAGCATCTCGGCCTGCCCGCGCTCGATCTCGGCTTCGGTGGCGAGGGCGAATCCGGTGGCGTCTACCACTCGCTCTACGACAGCTATCACCACCTCGTGACGTTCGACGATCCGGGCCTGAAATATGGCGCTGCGCTGGCGAAGGTGGCGGGACGCGCCGTGCTGCGCGTGGCCGACGCCGACACGCCGCCGATGCGCTTCGGCGACTTCGCCGACACGGTCGCGACCTATCTGGACGAGGTGAAGAAGCTCGCCGACAGCCAGCGCGAGAAGGACGGCAAGTTCGCCAAATTGCTCGGCGACGACAGCTTCCGCCTCGCCGGCGATCCGCTCAAGCCGGTCGCGCCGCCCGCGCCGGTCAGCGCCACCACGCCGACGATCGACATGGCCGCGCTCGATGCGGCGGTGGCGAAGCTCAAGGCGAGCGCGACCGCGTTCGACAGCGCCTATGCCGATCTCGGCGCGAAGATCGCGCCGGCGCAGCGCACGAAGCTCAACGGCCAGCTGCGCTCGATCGACCAGCTGCTGCTCGACGCGCGCGGCCTGCCCGGCCGCCCGTGGTATCGCCACATGATCTACGCGCCCGGCCGCTTCACCGGATATGGCGCGAAGACCCTGCCCGGCGTGCGCGAGGCGATCGAGGAGCGGCGCTTCGCCGACGCGACCACCTATGTCGGCATCACCGCCAAAGCGATCGACGCCTACGCCGCCCGGCTCGATCAGGCGCGCGCGACGTTGATGATGCGCTGA
- a CDS encoding queuosine precursor transporter: MDDITLGGQRAVTADALGGRSLRWFDFVMAAFVTILLLSNVIGAGKVAVVTLPGIGPWPFGAGILFFPIGYVLGDVLTEVYGYARARRCIWAGFAALLFMAFMSFVVVALPPAPDWGGQVAYEAVFGQVPRIVFASMTAFCVGEFANSYVMARMKVWTRGRWLWTRTIGSTLVGDGVDSLIFYPLAFWGAHGWTPALVVRVLLTQWVLKVTWEVVLTPVTYAVVGFLKRAEGIDVFDTGTNFTPFRTRV; encoded by the coding sequence ATGGATGATATCACTTTGGGCGGCCAGCGGGCGGTGACGGCGGATGCGCTGGGCGGACGATCGTTGCGCTGGTTCGACTTCGTGATGGCGGCGTTCGTCACCATTTTGCTGCTGTCCAACGTAATCGGCGCGGGCAAGGTAGCGGTGGTGACATTGCCCGGCATCGGCCCTTGGCCGTTCGGCGCGGGCATCCTGTTCTTCCCGATCGGCTATGTTCTCGGCGACGTGCTGACCGAGGTCTATGGCTATGCGCGCGCGCGGCGCTGCATCTGGGCGGGCTTCGCAGCCTTGCTGTTCATGGCGTTCATGAGCTTCGTGGTGGTGGCGCTGCCGCCCGCACCGGATTGGGGCGGGCAGGTGGCCTATGAGGCGGTGTTCGGGCAGGTGCCGCGCATCGTCTTCGCCTCGATGACGGCGTTCTGCGTGGGCGAGTTCGCCAACAGCTACGTCATGGCACGGATGAAGGTGTGGACGCGCGGCCGCTGGCTGTGGACGCGCACGATCGGCTCGACCTTGGTGGGGGACGGGGTGGACAGCCTGATCTTCTACCCGCTCGCATTCTGGGGCGCGCATGGCTGGACGCCGGCGCTGGTGGTGCGCGTGCTGCTCACGCAATGGGTGCTGAAGGTGACGTGGGAGGTGGTGCTGACCCCGGTCACCTATGCGGTGGTGGGCTTCCTCAAGCGCGCCGAGGGGATCGACGTGTTCGACACCGGCACGAACTTCACGCCGTTCCGGACGCGCGTCTAG
- a CDS encoding SWEET family sugar transporter, with protein sequence MPEVAPRPPIASLGWAATVGSLVMYFSFIDQIVRNLHGEKGSMILPAATCLCCALWVSYGWVRGLRDWPIVLANIPGVVLGGITFATAL encoded by the coding sequence ATGCCGGAGGTTGCACCTCGACCGCCCATCGCCTCGCTGGGCTGGGCCGCGACCGTCGGGTCGCTCGTCATGTATTTCTCGTTCATCGACCAGATCGTGCGCAACCTGCACGGCGAGAAGGGATCGATGATCCTGCCGGCGGCGACTTGCCTCTGCTGCGCGCTGTGGGTGTCGTACGGCTGGGTGCGCGGCCTGCGCGACTGGCCGATCGTGCTGGCGAACATTCCCGGCGTCGTGCTGGGCGGCATCACCTTCGCGACGGCGTTGTAA
- the purS gene encoding phosphoribosylformylglycinamidine synthase subunit PurS — MKTRIYVTLKNGVLDPQGKAIHHALEGLGFAGVEGVRQGKLIELDHADDVSDADLDAMCRKLLANTVIENYRIERG; from the coding sequence ATGAAGACCCGCATCTACGTCACCCTGAAGAACGGCGTGCTCGATCCGCAGGGCAAGGCGATCCATCACGCGCTCGAAGGGCTCGGCTTTGCCGGCGTCGAGGGCGTGCGCCAGGGCAAGCTGATCGAGCTCGACCATGCCGATGACGTGAGCGACGCAGACCTCGACGCCATGTGCCGCAAGCTGCTCGCCAACACGGTCATCGAGAATTACCGCATCGAACGGGGGTGA